A stretch of Thermoplasmata archaeon DNA encodes these proteins:
- a CDS encoding class I SAM-dependent methyltransferase yields the protein MGEHYFTERPASRRRPADVRVVVRGRSFTLRTDAGVFSRGRLDAGTRLLIEALDIEPGETLLDLGCGFGAIGIVAARLSDGGHVIFTDVNERAVALAKANLRANGVENAEVRTGDLYEPVRGMAFDHVACNPPIRAGRAVVDRIVSEAPDHLLDGGRLWLVVRTKLGAESIRDRMVHAFGNADVVKRGGGYKVLRSRKATG from the coding sequence ATGGGTGAGCACTACTTCACGGAGCGGCCCGCCTCCCGGCGCCGGCCGGCGGACGTCCGGGTCGTCGTGCGAGGCCGTTCGTTCACCTTGCGGACCGATGCGGGCGTCTTCTCCCGCGGCCGGCTCGACGCGGGGACCCGGCTGCTCATCGAGGCGCTCGACATCGAGCCGGGCGAAACGCTCCTCGACCTCGGTTGCGGGTTCGGTGCGATCGGCATCGTGGCGGCGAGGCTCTCGGATGGAGGCCACGTCATCTTCACGGACGTCAACGAGCGGGCGGTGGCCCTCGCGAAGGCGAACCTCCGGGCGAACGGCGTCGAGAACGCGGAGGTCCGCACGGGCGACCTCTACGAGCCGGTCCGGGGGATGGCGTTCGACCACGTCGCCTGCAACCCTCCGATTCGGGCGGGCCGTGCGGTCGTCGACCGCATCGTGTCGGAGGCGCCGGACCACCTCCTCGACGGCGGGCGCCTCTGGCTCGTCGTCCGGACGAAGCTGGGCGCCGAATCGATCCGCGACCGCATGGTCCACGCCTTCGGGAACGCCGACGTCG